One Egicoccus halophilus genomic region harbors:
- a CDS encoding LiaF transmembrane domain-containing protein, which yields MSTVSSTRTDRPPRVQPTLVLGLLLIAAGGVLLLDRMGHLDAWALVADWWPVSLIGLGLWWLLVDRARIAGGVTIVVGALVLAMVRGVVDLSLANLIAPIVLAGIGIGALSSGARLRRAVAVPAGGPASTSVPTAQERWQRAPTATAVFGDARIAIGDVDGADHAVVTAVSVFGDVEVAVPAGWRVVDRTTALLGTVRIPRDQPTYAEAPVVELHGLAIFGDAKVRYLDDDPRSEA from the coding sequence ATGAGCACCGTCTCCTCGACCCGCACCGACCGCCCGCCCCGCGTGCAGCCCACGCTGGTGCTCGGCCTGCTGCTCATCGCCGCCGGCGGCGTGCTGCTGCTGGACCGGATGGGCCACCTCGACGCCTGGGCGCTGGTGGCCGACTGGTGGCCGGTGTCCCTGATCGGCCTCGGGCTGTGGTGGTTGCTGGTCGACCGGGCGCGGATCGCCGGCGGCGTGACCATCGTGGTCGGCGCGCTGGTGCTCGCGATGGTCCGGGGTGTGGTCGACCTGTCGCTGGCGAACCTGATCGCGCCGATCGTCCTCGCCGGCATCGGCATCGGCGCGCTGAGCTCCGGCGCACGCCTACGGCGGGCGGTCGCCGTGCCGGCCGGTGGCCCGGCGTCGACGTCCGTCCCGACGGCTCAGGAGCGCTGGCAGCGTGCACCGACCGCCACCGCGGTCTTCGGTGACGCACGCATCGCCATCGGCGACGTCGACGGCGCCGACCACGCGGTGGTCACCGCCGTCTCGGTGTTCGGCGACGTCGAGGTGGCCGTCCCCGCCGGCTGGCGGGTGGTCGACCGCACGACGGCCCTGCTGGGAACCGTCCGCATCCCCCGCGACCAACCCACCTACGCCGAGGCGCCGGTGGTGGAGCTGCACGGCCTGGCGATCTTCGGCGACGCGAAGGTCCGCTATCTCGACGACGACCCGCGGAGCGAGGCATGA